The following proteins are encoded in a genomic region of Nicoliella spurrieriana:
- a CDS encoding ribonuclease J, which yields MKEKVKIIPLGGVREDGENLYAVDINDGIYVLDCGLKYPENEMLGIDFVIPDMTYLRENRDRIVGVFLTHGHADAIGALPYFLADFDVPVFGSELTIALAKLLVKDNKGSSKFNNFNVINEDSEIIFDDATVTFFKTTHSIPESMGIVLDTKFGKIVYTGDFKFDQTASEDYQTDYATLGDIGRSGVLALLSDSSNAENPNQSTNERKIANYIDSTFAYNDSRIIVACAAYNILRIQQVFNAAAKSDRKVFLTNQNLEKIVNTAMKLKKLHLPKKDLLISKVSELDKLDPSETVILQTGKMGEPIKALQRMTSKQSNNNPISIKKGDLVLIATTPAPAMETNVARTRDMIYKADAEVKMISDDIKSSGDASQEDLQFMLNVLKPKYLIPVQGEYRMLEAHAGVAEEVGFPEKNIFIPAKGDVLEYDGNKMIRANGVDAGDVMIDGIGVGDIGNIVLRDRKVLSEDGIFVVVVTINRKKKTVIAQPKITSRGFIYVKANKSLMNEASKIVYDAVQYNLDNKEFDWGHLKQDVRDKLSSFLFDKTKRRPVILPVIMEVHQHHKGHKGSKRGTSPKGNN from the coding sequence ATGAAGGAAAAGGTAAAAATTATTCCACTTGGTGGGGTAAGAGAAGATGGTGAAAATTTGTACGCCGTTGATATTAATGACGGTATTTATGTGCTTGACTGTGGATTAAAGTATCCTGAAAATGAAATGTTAGGAATTGATTTTGTGATTCCTGATATGACCTATTTAAGGGAAAATCGTGATCGTATCGTAGGGGTCTTTTTAACTCATGGACATGCTGATGCAATTGGTGCATTACCATACTTCTTAGCTGATTTTGATGTTCCAGTTTTTGGTTCTGAGTTAACGATTGCTTTGGCAAAATTGTTAGTTAAGGATAATAAGGGAAGCAGTAAGTTCAATAATTTTAATGTCATTAATGAAGACAGTGAGATTATTTTTGATGATGCTACGGTTACATTTTTCAAAACGACCCACTCAATTCCTGAATCAATGGGAATTGTTCTTGATACTAAATTTGGTAAAATTGTCTATACTGGTGATTTTAAATTTGATCAAACTGCATCTGAGGACTATCAAACTGACTATGCAACCCTAGGTGATATTGGTCGTAGTGGTGTATTAGCATTATTAAGTGATTCTTCTAATGCTGAAAATCCAAATCAAAGTACGAATGAGCGCAAAATTGCTAATTACATTGATAGTACCTTTGCATACAACGATAGTAGAATTATTGTTGCTTGTGCCGCTTACAATATTTTACGAATTCAGCAGGTGTTTAATGCTGCTGCCAAAAGTGATCGTAAGGTATTTTTAACTAATCAAAATTTAGAGAAAATTGTCAATACAGCCATGAAATTAAAAAAGCTGCATCTTCCTAAAAAGGATTTATTGATTTCAAAAGTTTCTGAATTAGATAAATTGGATCCATCTGAAACTGTAATCTTACAAACTGGTAAGATGGGTGAACCAATCAAGGCATTGCAAAGAATGACTAGTAAACAATCTAATAATAATCCAATCAGCATTAAAAAGGGTGATTTAGTATTAATCGCAACTACTCCTGCACCCGCAATGGAAACAAATGTTGCTAGAACTCGTGATATGATTTATAAGGCCGATGCTGAAGTCAAAATGATTTCAGACGATATTAAGTCTTCGGGAGATGCTAGTCAAGAAGATTTACAGTTTATGTTAAATGTTCTTAAACCCAAGTATTTAATTCCAGTTCAGGGTGAGTACCGGATGCTAGAAGCGCATGCTGGTGTTGCTGAGGAAGTTGGTTTCCCAGAAAAGAATATTTTCATTCCAGCCAAGGGAGACGTTTTGGAATACGATGGCAATAAGATGATCAGGGCTAATGGTGTCGATGCCGGTGACGTCATGATTGATGGAATTGGTGTTGGTGATATTGGAAACATTGTCCTACGTGATCGTAAGGTATTATCAGAAGATGGTATTTTTGTGGTTGTAGTTACAATTAATAGAAAGAAAAAGACTGTAATTGCACAACCAAAGATTACTTCACGTGGGTTTATCTATGTTAAGGCTAATAAGTCACTTATGAACGAAGCTTCTAAGATTGTTTATGATGCTGTTCAGTACAATTTAGATAATAAGGAATTTGATTGGGGACACTTGAAACAAGACGTCCGTGATAAATTAAGCTCATTCTTATTTGATAAGACCAAGCGGCGTCCAGTTATTTTACCGGTCATTATGGAAGTTCATCAACATCATAAGGGACATAAAGGTAGTAAAAGAGGAACCAGTCCGAAGGGTAATAACTAA
- the tig gene encoding trigger factor, translating into MSAKWEKKGTNDGELTFEIGTDKIKEGLDKAFQKNKKNVNIPGFRKGKVSRQIFNEMYGEESLYQDALNILLPEAYSNAVEEAGIEPVAQPQVDVESLEKGKPWVLKAVVTVKPEVKLGEYKGISVEKQNTRVYKKDIDESIEKKRQSQAELVLKEDKPAAEGDTVIIDFDGYVDGKQFDGGKANNYSLELGSHSFIDNFEDQLVGHKAGDDVDVNVTFPDDYQAKELEGKKATFKVKIHEVKEKQLPKLDDEFAKDVDEDVDSLDELKEKVKAQLKDEKETEAKNNVEDEAISGAVDNAEVKEIPQAMIDEDTERQMDQYLANMQQQGINAQMYFQLTGTSKEDLKKQFADGASRRVKTNLVLEAIVEAENIKPTEDEVKEEVATLAKQYGMKESAIKSALSEDMLKHDIAIQSAVKLITDSAKQDKPASKTSDSEK; encoded by the coding sequence ATGTCTGCAAAATGGGAAAAGAAAGGTACTAATGATGGAGAATTAACTTTCGAAATTGGTACTGATAAAATTAAGGAAGGTTTAGATAAGGCTTTCCAAAAGAACAAGAAGAACGTTAATATCCCGGGATTTCGTAAGGGTAAAGTTTCACGTCAAATTTTTAATGAAATGTATGGTGAAGAATCACTATACCAAGATGCTTTAAACATTTTACTTCCAGAAGCTTACAGCAATGCCGTTGAAGAAGCTGGAATTGAACCCGTTGCTCAACCACAAGTTGACGTTGAATCACTTGAAAAGGGTAAGCCTTGGGTATTAAAAGCAGTTGTTACTGTAAAGCCAGAAGTTAAACTTGGTGAATACAAGGGAATTTCAGTTGAAAAACAAAATACTCGTGTATACAAGAAGGATATTGATGAATCAATCGAAAAGAAGCGTCAATCACAAGCTGAATTGGTTCTTAAAGAAGACAAGCCAGCTGCAGAAGGCGATACAGTAATTATTGACTTTGATGGTTATGTTGACGGTAAGCAATTTGATGGTGGAAAAGCTAATAATTACTCTCTAGAATTAGGTTCACATTCATTCATCGATAACTTTGAAGACCAATTAGTTGGTCATAAAGCTGGAGACGACGTTGATGTTAATGTTACCTTCCCTGATGATTACCAAGCTAAGGAATTAGAAGGTAAGAAGGCTACCTTTAAGGTTAAGATTCATGAAGTTAAGGAAAAGCAATTACCAAAACTTGATGATGAATTTGCTAAGGATGTTGACGAAGATGTTGATAGCTTAGACGAATTAAAGGAAAAGGTAAAGGCTCAACTTAAGGATGAAAAGGAAACTGAAGCTAAAAACAACGTTGAAGATGAAGCAATTAGCGGCGCCGTTGATAATGCTGAAGTAAAAGAAATCCCTCAAGCAATGATTGATGAAGATACTGAACGTCAAATGGATCAATACCTTGCTAATATGCAACAACAAGGGATTAATGCTCAAATGTATTTCCAACTTACTGGAACTAGTAAGGAAGACCTTAAGAAGCAATTTGCTGATGGCGCTAGTCGTCGAGTAAAAACTAACTTGGTTCTTGAAGCGATTGTTGAAGCTGAAAACATTAAGCCAACTGAAGATGAAGTTAAAGAAGAAGTTGCTACTTTAGCTAAACAATATGGTATGAAAGAGTCTGCAATTAAGAGTGCATTATCAGAAGATATGCTTAAACATGATATTGCAATCCAAAGTGCTGTTAAATTAATTACTGATAGCGCAAAGCAAGATAAGCCTGCTAGCAAGACAAGTGATAGTGAAAAATAA
- the tuf gene encoding elongation factor Tu, with protein sequence MAKEHYERTKPHVNIGTIGHIDHGKTTLTAAITKVLADRGLAKAEDYADIDAAPEERERGITINTAHVEYETEKRHYAHVDAPGHADYIKNMITGAAQMDGAILVVAATDGPMPQTREHILLARQVGVEYIVVFLNKTDLVDDDELVDLVEMEVRELLSEYDYPGDDIPVVRGSALKALQGDEEQEKVILKLMDIVDEYIPTPERDDSKPFLMPVEDVFSITGRGTVASGRIDRGKIGVGDPVEIVGLTDEALKSTVTGLEMFRKTLDEGEAGDNVGVLLRGVDRDQVVRGQVLAAPGSIKTHKKFTGQVYILSKEEGGRHTPFFSNYRPQFYFHTTDVTGVIELEDGVEMVMPGDNVTFHVDLTKPVAIENGTKFTIREGGHTVGAGVVSDIDD encoded by the coding sequence ATGGCAAAAGAACATTATGAAAGAACAAAACCCCATGTAAATATTGGTACTATTGGCCATATTGATCATGGTAAGACTACTTTAACTGCAGCTATCACTAAGGTTTTAGCTGACAGAGGTTTGGCAAAGGCAGAAGATTACGCTGATATCGATGCTGCGCCTGAAGAACGTGAACGTGGTATCACGATCAACACTGCTCACGTTGAATACGAAACTGAAAAGCGTCACTATGCTCACGTTGATGCTCCAGGACATGCTGATTACATTAAGAACATGATTACTGGTGCTGCTCAAATGGATGGTGCTATCTTGGTTGTTGCTGCAACTGATGGTCCTATGCCACAAACTCGTGAACACATCCTTCTTGCTCGCCAAGTTGGTGTTGAATACATCGTTGTATTCTTAAACAAGACTGATTTAGTTGATGATGACGAATTAGTTGACTTGGTTGAAATGGAAGTTCGTGAATTACTTTCAGAATACGATTACCCTGGTGATGATATTCCTGTTGTTCGTGGTTCAGCTCTTAAAGCTTTACAAGGTGACGAAGAACAAGAAAAAGTTATCTTGAAGTTAATGGACATCGTTGACGAATACATTCCAACTCCAGAACGTGATGACAGCAAGCCATTCTTAATGCCTGTTGAAGATGTATTCTCAATCACTGGTCGTGGTACTGTTGCTTCCGGTCGTATCGATCGTGGTAAGATTGGTGTTGGTGACCCTGTTGAAATCGTTGGTCTTACTGACGAAGCATTGAAGTCTACTGTTACTGGACTTGAAATGTTCCGTAAGACTCTTGACGAAGGGGAAGCCGGAGATAACGTTGGGGTATTACTTCGTGGTGTTGACCGTGACCAAGTTGTTCGTGGACAAGTTTTAGCTGCTCCAGGTTCAATTAAGACTCACAAGAAGTTTACTGGTCAAGTTTATATCTTGAGTAAAGAAGAAGGTGGACGTCATACTCCATTCTTCTCAAACTACCGTCCACAATTCTACTTCCATACTACCGATGTTACTGGTGTTATCGAACTAGAAGATGGTGTTGAAATGGTTATGCCTGGTGATAACGTTACTTTCCACGTTGATTTAACTAAGCCAGTTGCCATTGAAAACGGTACTAAGTTTACCATCCGTGAAGGTGGACATACTGTTGGTGCCGGTGTTGTTTCTGATATTGATGACTAA